One Pseudorhodoplanes sinuspersici DNA segment encodes these proteins:
- a CDS encoding type II toxin-antitoxin system VapC family toxin, with translation MILPDVNVLIYAFRRDAPDHALCKSWLENVAGGEASFGISPLTLSALVRITTNSRSYRMASTVEEAFRFCDALLQQPNCEIVEPRARHWEIFKQLCVAADIRGPRVTDAWYAALAIEWGCEWITFDRDFARFPGLKWSLPE, from the coding sequence ATGATCCTGCCGGACGTCAATGTGCTCATCTATGCATTCCGGCGCGATGCGCCCGATCATGCGCTGTGCAAATCCTGGCTGGAAAACGTTGCAGGCGGTGAGGCCAGCTTTGGAATTTCGCCTTTGACGCTTTCCGCTCTCGTCCGCATCACAACGAATTCTCGCTCATATCGGATGGCGAGCACAGTTGAAGAGGCATTTCGATTTTGCGATGCCCTTCTCCAACAGCCGAACTGTGAAATCGTCGAGCCCAGAGCGCGACATTGGGAGATCTTCAAGCAGCTTTGTGTTGCAGCCGACATTCGAGGCCCGCGCGTGACCGATGCATGGTATGCCGCCCTCGCGATAGAGTGGGGCTGCGAATGGATTACATTCGATCGCGATTTTGCGCGTTTTCCGGGACTGAAATGGAGCCTGCCTGAGTAG
- the rnk gene encoding nucleoside diphosphate kinase regulator, protein MSYLHPELPPITLVRGDIEKLIRLADAAEGRFAQTGEFLAHEIDRAEVIEDFERRPGLVAMGSRVTFRDNTTGQTRTVTLVYPEDADVAQNRISVLTPIGAALIGLSAGQSIEWQTLEGESRSLTVLAAEAVA, encoded by the coding sequence ATGAGCTATTTGCACCCGGAATTGCCGCCGATCACTCTCGTTCGGGGCGATATCGAAAAGCTGATCCGCCTCGCCGATGCGGCAGAGGGACGATTTGCGCAGACCGGCGAATTTCTGGCGCACGAGATTGATCGCGCTGAGGTGATCGAGGATTTCGAACGTCGGCCGGGCCTCGTCGCCATGGGATCGCGCGTGACATTTCGCGATAACACCACCGGCCAGACGCGCACGGTCACACTTGTCTATCCGGAAGACGCCGACGTCGCGCAGAACAGGATTTCCGTGCTGACGCCGATCGGCGCGGCACTGATCGGATTGTCGGCCGGCCAATCGATCGAATGGCAGACGCTGGAAGGCGAGTCGCGTTCGCTGACGGTGCTCGCAGCCGAAGCCGTCGCTTGA
- a CDS encoding alpha/beta hydrolase, with translation MLQRRSLRLFLLSVCLALAGEANSAPIIPEGDGRQTVELAGKRWTIFTYRPSACSPASLLLLFHGRGGVRHYRGDAHVLADKLCAIVIAPRFQTKTSHYQQGGIVRKGVVQPERKWTVNVVTPLAQWARTQTGIDQYNLIGHSAGAQFLSRVAAFHDDAARRIVIANPSTYVFPSLDVKAPFGLGGVYPDTEAEARLRDYLARPVTIYLGEADTNEEARDLNRSPDAMAQGKTRLERGMKTFEDAQQLAAKQNWPFNWRLVRLPGVGHSARKMFSAPEAIEALRP, from the coding sequence ATGTTGCAGCGCAGATCATTGCGGCTGTTTCTATTGTCTGTCTGTCTTGCTTTGGCCGGTGAAGCGAATAGCGCGCCCATCATCCCGGAAGGTGATGGCCGGCAAACCGTCGAACTGGCCGGTAAACGATGGACGATCTTCACCTATCGTCCGAGCGCCTGCAGCCCGGCCTCATTGCTTTTGCTTTTTCACGGCCGCGGCGGTGTGCGTCACTATCGCGGCGATGCGCACGTACTCGCCGACAAGCTTTGCGCGATTGTGATCGCGCCGCGTTTTCAGACGAAGACTTCACATTATCAGCAGGGTGGCATCGTCAGAAAAGGCGTGGTCCAGCCTGAGCGAAAATGGACGGTGAATGTCGTGACACCGTTGGCGCAATGGGCACGGACACAAACCGGCATCGATCAATATAATCTCATCGGGCATTCGGCAGGCGCGCAATTCCTGAGCCGCGTTGCCGCGTTCCATGACGATGCGGCTCGCCGCATCGTCATCGCTAACCCTTCAACCTATGTGTTTCCCAGTCTCGATGTGAAAGCCCCATTCGGACTCGGCGGTGTTTATCCGGATACGGAGGCGGAAGCGCGGTTGCGCGATTATCTGGCGCGTCCGGTGACGATCTATCTTGGCGAAGCCGATACGAATGAGGAGGCTCGGGATCTCAACAGATCGCCGGATGCCATGGCGCAGGGAAAAACACGTTTGGAGCGCGGGATGAAAACATTCGAAGACGCGCAGCAACTGGCGGCGAAACAGAACTGGCCGTTCAACTGGCGGCTCGTTCGTCTTCCGGGTGTCGGGCACAGTGCTCGCAAGATGTTTTCCGCGCCGGAAGCGATCGAGGCGCTCCGGCCCTGA
- the fliJ gene encoding flagellar export protein FliJ: MKSRETLIRLRKFQVDEKRRRTVQIETMIAEFERMTAELDREVKAEQDRAGIQDPSHFAYPTYAKAANQRRENLVRSIEDLRVQLDDAKAALGEAFEELKKVELLDERDQARERADANAREQMELDSIGIMRIRNAARA; the protein is encoded by the coding sequence ATGAAGTCGCGTGAAACGCTGATCCGATTACGGAAGTTCCAGGTGGACGAAAAGCGCCGCCGGACCGTCCAGATCGAAACGATGATAGCCGAATTCGAGCGGATGACGGCCGAGCTCGACCGCGAGGTGAAGGCCGAGCAGGATCGCGCTGGCATTCAGGATCCTTCGCATTTTGCCTATCCGACTTATGCCAAGGCCGCCAATCAGCGGCGCGAGAACCTGGTCCGTTCGATCGAGGATCTGCGCGTGCAGCTCGACGACGCCAAGGCGGCGCTTGGGGAAGCGTTCGAAGAGCTGAAGAAGGTCGAGCTGCTCGATGAGCGCGATCAGGCGCGCGAGCGGGCTGACGCAAATGCCCGCGAGCAGATGGAGCTGGATTCCATCGGCATCATGCGCATCCGCAACGCCGCGCGGGCGTAA
- the fliI gene encoding flagellar protein export ATPase FliI, whose product MKALAEQIDELDGVEMYGRVVGVRGLMVEVAGPIHAMSVGSKVSIETGQGRTIPGEVVGFAGNNALLMPFGALEGVRRGCRAIVSAAAAAVRPSDGWLGRVVNAMGEPIDGKGPLPAGPSPYAYRNAPPPAHARKRVGEPLDLGVRALNTFLTCCRGQRMGIFAGSGVGKSVLLSMLAKNVEADVSVIGLIGERGREVQEFLQEDLGEEGLKRSVVVVATSDEPALMRRQAAYLTLAIAEYFRDEGRDVLALMDSVTRFAMAQREIGLSAGEPPTAKGYTPTVFSELPRLLERAGPGPDAGTITGLFTVLVDGDDHNEPIADAVRGILDGHVVMQRAIAERGRYPAINILKSVSRTMPRSADPEFLPVITRAKQIMATYADMEELIRLGAYRPGSSAEVDEAIRLHGPLEAFLGQRKDEATTLSEGYQQLASILTVLETEK is encoded by the coding sequence ATGAAGGCTTTGGCCGAACAGATCGATGAGCTTGACGGCGTCGAAATGTATGGCCGCGTCGTCGGTGTGCGCGGTCTGATGGTCGAGGTTGCAGGACCGATCCACGCGATGTCGGTCGGCTCCAAGGTCTCGATCGAGACCGGGCAGGGGCGGACCATTCCCGGCGAGGTTGTGGGGTTCGCCGGCAACAACGCCTTGCTGATGCCGTTCGGCGCGCTGGAAGGCGTGCGGCGCGGCTGCCGGGCCATCGTCAGCGCTGCTGCTGCTGCGGTGCGGCCGAGCGATGGCTGGCTGGGCCGTGTCGTCAATGCGATGGGCGAGCCGATCGACGGCAAGGGCCCGCTGCCGGCTGGGCCATCTCCTTATGCGTATCGCAATGCGCCGCCACCGGCGCATGCGCGCAAGCGGGTTGGCGAGCCGCTCGATCTTGGTGTGCGTGCGCTCAATACATTCCTCACGTGTTGCCGCGGCCAGCGCATGGGCATCTTTGCCGGCTCTGGCGTCGGCAAGTCGGTGCTGCTGTCGATGTTGGCCAAAAATGTCGAAGCCGATGTGTCGGTCATTGGCCTGATTGGAGAGCGCGGGCGCGAGGTGCAGGAGTTTCTGCAGGAAGATCTCGGCGAGGAAGGGCTGAAGCGATCGGTGGTCGTCGTCGCAACGTCGGACGAGCCGGCCCTGATGCGCCGTCAGGCCGCCTATCTCACGCTGGCGATCGCCGAGTATTTCCGCGACGAAGGCCGCGATGTTCTGGCGCTGATGGATTCGGTGACCCGCTTTGCCATGGCGCAGCGCGAGATCGGCTTGTCGGCCGGTGAACCACCCACCGCCAAGGGGTACACGCCGACGGTGTTCTCTGAATTGCCGCGGCTGCTCGAGCGGGCCGGTCCCGGACCCGACGCCGGGACGATCACCGGCCTGTTCACGGTGCTGGTCGACGGCGACGATCATAATGAGCCGATCGCCGATGCGGTTCGCGGGATCCTTGATGGTCACGTCGTCATGCAGCGCGCCATCGCCGAACGGGGACGTTACCCGGCGATCAACATCCTGAAGTCGGTGTCGCGGACCATGCCACGCTCGGCCGATCCTGAATTTTTGCCGGTCATCACCCGCGCCAAGCAAATTATGGCAACCTATGCCGACATGGAGGAATTGATCCGATTAGGGGCCTACCGGCCCGGTTCCAGCGCCGAAGTTGACGAAGCGATCCGCCTGCATGGGCCGTTGGAGGCCTTTTTGGGGCAAAGAAAAGACGAGGCCACCACGTTGTCCGAAGGATATCAGCAGCTTGCGAGTATTCTCACGGTTTTGGAAACCGAAAAATAA
- a CDS encoding ribbon-helix-helix protein, CopG family, which produces MTERTTVRLPEELLARAKRKAAAEGRTLTALIEDGLRRVVNETAAKPKKRRVSLPVSMATGGPMPGIDISDSAALQELEDLEYVERMKHFR; this is translated from the coding sequence ATGACCGAGCGCACGACAGTCAGGCTTCCGGAAGAGTTGCTGGCCCGCGCCAAGCGCAAGGCGGCGGCGGAGGGGCGGACGCTGACTGCGCTGATCGAGGATGGGTTGCGCCGGGTTGTCAACGAGACCGCTGCCAAGCCGAAGAAAAGACGCGTTTCGTTGCCGGTCAGCATGGCGACGGGCGGGCCGATGCCCGGCATCGACATCAGCGATTCCGCTGCATTGCAGGAGCTTGAGGATCTCGAATACGTCGAGCGTATGAAGCACTTTCGATGA
- a CDS encoding molybdate ABC transporter substrate-binding protein → MSPRILLFFSAILTVFAAPASAAELKILTAGAMKQVVLALQPDFEKQGHKLVVDNDTAGALLKRIENGEAFDIAVVTPGVVDQLAAKGKLVSATKTNLARVAIGVMVRPGAPLPNISSVDAFKQALMDAKSVAYIDPASGGSSGIYLDKLFEKMGIADAVRAKAKLKRGGYVADLLVSGDAELGIHQISEIVPVKGVALVGPLPPEIQNYTTYAGAISSTTKDAAAAKAFIELLAGPAGGAVLREKGMDRPAL, encoded by the coding sequence ATGTCTCCCCGCATCCTGCTGTTTTTCTCCGCTATTCTCACCGTTTTCGCAGCTCCCGCTTCCGCCGCCGAGCTCAAGATTCTCACCGCCGGGGCGATGAAACAGGTGGTGCTGGCATTGCAGCCCGATTTCGAAAAGCAGGGCCATAAGCTTGTTGTCGACAACGACACCGCCGGCGCTTTGCTGAAGCGCATCGAGAACGGAGAGGCGTTCGACATTGCGGTGGTGACGCCGGGTGTTGTCGATCAGCTCGCCGCGAAGGGCAAGCTCGTGTCCGCGACCAAGACCAATCTGGCCCGCGTCGCAATCGGCGTGATGGTGCGTCCGGGCGCACCGCTGCCGAACATTTCCAGTGTCGATGCTTTCAAGCAGGCGCTGATGGATGCCAAAAGTGTTGCCTATATCGATCCGGCCTCTGGCGGTTCGAGCGGCATCTATCTCGACAAGCTGTTCGAGAAGATGGGCATCGCCGATGCGGTTCGCGCGAAAGCCAAGCTGAAGCGCGGCGGCTATGTCGCCGATCTGCTCGTCAGCGGCGATGCCGAACTTGGCATTCACCAGATCAGCGAGATCGTGCCGGTGAAAGGCGTCGCGCTGGTCGGGCCTTTGCCGCCGGAGATCCAGAATTACACCACCTATGCCGGCGCCATCTCCTCGACCACGAAGGACGCTGCGGCGGCGAAAGCGTTCATCGAACTGTTGGCTGGCCCGGCGGGCGGTGCGGTGTTGCGCGAGAAGGGCATGGATCGGCCTGCCTTGTAA